A single Rhopalosiphum padi isolate XX-2018 chromosome 4, ASM2088224v1, whole genome shotgun sequence DNA region contains:
- the LOC132928972 gene encoding LOW QUALITY PROTEIN: agrin-like (The sequence of the model RefSeq protein was modified relative to this genomic sequence to represent the inferred CDS: deleted 3 bases in 3 codons): MKSLGFAEYLAICWCLSQCLIYHGASGARDSACPRICPQGSSEEPVCGSDGIIYPNECEMKKKTCGKGIVTAESSTQCLRAYGSNCEHRCGKEQDPVCGTDGRTYLNRCMMQVEICRVGTSMSHLGPCNNISAHRENCPVNCDQAPMDGPICGSDGNVYRNTCQMKLFTCGQGVVRTSKKHCQTTRHCRESCWRVSKPTCGSDGNIYSNACRMKSKNCGKHVFEVPMAFCLSQERNRVGSANACPVNCDKEKDRLTCGSDGNVYRSECEMKMLNCGQQTKKKVTKVDLEKCRTRINKCNKGQCSDEADPICGNDAQTYKNQCQLDQATCLRGIQMAHLGKCSSLLSTEKCPQSCENEREEPVCASDGNVYRSECDLKMNTCGQKVVAVPPQHCPTTALCHQQCEKTKEFVCGSDNKLYRNECEMKRENCGKHVYVVPMKRCLTGFQFKGCQRVCPTLYDPICGTDLKTYSNDCFLEMENCRSRSLVSKQYHGVCGQPTEEPKNYLY, translated from the exons GCGCATCTGGAGCCAGGGATTCCGCGTGCCCCAGGATATGTCCGCAGGGAAGTTCCGAAGAGCCGGTATGCGGTTCGGATGGCATAATCTATCCTAACGAGTGCGAGATGAAAAAGAAAACTTGCGGCAAAG GCATAGTCACGGCAGAGAGTTCAACGCAGTGTCTGCGGGCGTACGGATCGAATTGCGAACACCGTTGTGGCAAAGAACAGGACCCGGTGTGTGGTACCGATGGCCGAACATACCTGAACAGATGTATGATGCAAGTGGAAATATGTAG GGTTGGCACGTCGATGTCACACTTGGGACCATGTAACAACATATCGGCCCACCGGGAAAACTGTCCGGTAAACTGTGACCAGGCGCCGATGGATGGACCAATTTGCGGATCCGACGGAAATGTTTACAGGAACACTTGTCAGATGAAACTGTTCACTTGCGG CCAAGGGGTAGTGAGGACGTCCAAGAAGCACTGTCAGACGACCAGACATTGCCGGGAATCGTGTTGGCGGGTGTCGAAACCTACTTGCGGGTCGGACGGTAATATATACAGCAACGCGTGCCGGATGAAGTCCAAAAACTGTGGAAAGCATGTGTTCGAAGTGCCGATGGCGTTCTGCTTAAGCCAAGAACGTAATCGGGTCGGTTCAGCGAACGCGTGTCCAGTGAATTGTGACAAAGAGAAGGACAGGCTGACGTGCGGCTCCGATGGCAACGTATACCGTAGCGAGTGCGAGATGAAAATGCTCAACTGCGG acaACAGACCAAGAAGAAGGTGACCAAAGTAGATTTGGAAAAGTGTAGAACCAGAATCAACAAATGCAACAAG GGCCAGTGTTCAGATGAAGCGGACCCGATTTGTGGAAACGATGCTCAGACTTACAAAAACCAATGCCAATTAGACCAGGCCACTTGttt GAGAGGAATCCAAATGGCACACTTGGGCAAGTGCTCGTCTCTGCTGTCCACTGAAAAGTGCCCACAGAGCTGTGAA AACGAACGCGAAGAACCGGTGTGCGCGTCTGACGGCAA TGTCTACAGGTCGGAGTGCGATTTGAAGATGAACACGTGCGGACAAAAAGTCGTGGCCGTTCCGCCGCAACACTGTCCCACGACGGCCTTGTGCCACCAACAATGCGAAAAGACCAAAGAG TTTGTGTGCGGATCTGACAATAAACTGTACAGGAACGAGTGCGAAATGAAACGCGAAAACTGCGG GAAACACGTGTATGTGGTGCCCATGAAGAGGTGTCTGACCGGATTCCAGTTCAAAGGATGCCAGCGAGTGTGTCCGACCCTTTACGACCCGATCTGCGGCACCGATCTGAAGACTTACAGCAACGACTGTTTCTTGGAAATGGAGAACTGCCGGTCCCGGTCGCTGGTCAGCAAACAGTATCACGGAGTTTGCGGGCAGCCCACCGAAGAGCCCAAAAACTATTTGTACTga
- the LOC132928971 gene encoding LOW QUALITY PROTEIN: N6-adenosine-methyltransferase catalytic subunit (The sequence of the model RefSeq protein was modified relative to this genomic sequence to represent the inferred CDS: deleted 3 bases in 3 codons; substituted 2 bases at 2 genomic stop codons) has protein sequence MSDAWQEIQAVKSKRNSLREKLQKRKIERQVILNETPDKIVPRESLAPSTSNAENESDFDWSKVGGERVLLEILVDLSVNLPITSHQLVTDLLKKESTYISHSSVVNLLYKFAAQNLISLKNITIDGQQGLKILTAEHAKLLAMTNSLSSEIDSNLHLEKSRLLIEDKIKRLEYEEIDECLKNSKVPKLSIDHKKSDESDDDIMSLISMPSIREKEIKKVSEEIMELLTKQTVKEKSLCEKFRSKGGTHVMEFCPHGTRSDCMEGHVCKKLHFKKIIQMHTDETLGDCSFLNTCFHMDTCKYVHYAVDGVTSKVNLVNALNSFPPKKELINDKSELLPCQWIQCDLRFMDFTFLGKFAVIMADPPWDIHMELPYGTLSDDEMRRLGIPQLQDEGLIFLWVTGRAMELGRECLKLWGYERVDEIIWVKTNQLQRIIRTGRTGHWLNHGKEHCLVGKKGNPSSLNCGLDCDVIVAEVRDTSHKPDEIYGIIERLSPFTRKIELFGRSHNIQPNWXVYTLLSLPSIVIEMFYAGXTLGNQVEGIRLTDQDLITKFRKAYPSGNCLTTLKRNT, from the exons ATGTCGGATGCCTGGCAAGAAATTCAAGCTGTGAAAAGCAAACGAAATTCGCTGCGGGAAAAACTTCAGAAGAGAAAAATCGAACGGCAGGTTATTCTAAATGAAACGCCTGATAAAATTGTTCCAA GGGAATCTTTAGCACCGAGTACGAGTAATGCAGAAAACGAATCAGATTTTGATTGGAGCAAAGTAGGCGGTGAACGTGTATTACTTGAAATACTTGTTGATCTATCAGTTAATCTCCCGATCACATCTCATCAATTAGTGACTGATCTTTTGAAAAAAGAGTCTACCTACATATCACATTCATCTGTTGTTAATTTGCTGTACAAATTTGCTGCACAAAATCTTATAAG tttaaaaaatattacaattgatGGCCAGCaaggtttgaaaatattaacagCCGAACATGCAAAATTACTTGCAATGACTAATAGTTTATCATCAGAGATTGATTCAAACTTGCATCTTGAAAAATCTCGCTTGCTGATAGAAGATAAAATCAAACGGCTTGAAT ATGAAGAAATTgatgaatgtttaaaaaattcaaaagtacCAAAGTTGTCAATTGATCATAAAAAGTCTGATGAGTCTGATGATGATATAATG TCCCTTATTTCAATGCCTTCGATTagagaaaaagaaataaaaaaagtcaGTGAAGAAATAATGGAACTGCTTACCAAACAAACAGTTAAAGAAAAATCTTTATGTGAA AAGTTTCGGTCTAAAGGag gaaCGCATGTTATGGAATTTTGTCCACACGGTACTCGATCAGATTGCATGGAGGGGCATGTTTGTAAAAAGcttcattttaaaaaaattatccaaatGCATACTGATGAAACTTTAGGTGATTGTTCTTTTCTAAACACTTGTTTTCACATGGATACTTGTAA ATATGTTCACTATGCAGTTGACGGTGTAACTAGTAAAGTGAATTTAGTAAACGCTCTTAATAGTTTTCCAccaaaaaaagaattaattaatgataagtcTGAATTGTTACCATGTCAGTGGATTCAGTGTGATTTGAGGTTTATGGATTTCACTTTTTTAG GAAAATTTGCCGTAATTATGGCTGATCCACCATGGGATATTCATATGGAACTTCCTTATGGCACATTATCTGATGATGAAATGCGGCGGTTGGGTATTCCACAATTGCAGGATGAAggacttatatttttatgggtCACTGGACG AGCCATGGAGCTCGGTAGAGAATGTCTAAAATTATGGGGTTATGAACGAGTAGACGAAATAATTTGGGTAAAAACCAACCAATTACAAAGGATTATAAGGACC GGCCGAACAGGTCACTGGCTGAATCACGGCAAAGAACATTGTTTG gtGGGCAAGAAAGGCAACCCATCCAGTTTGAACTGTGGTTTGGATTGCGATGTGATAGTTGCCGAAGTGCGAGACACTAGT CATAAACCAGATGAAATATATGGTATTATAGAACGATTGTCGCCCTTTACTAGGAAAATTGAGTTATTTGGACGATCTCATAATATTCAACCCAACTGGTAAGTTTATACTTTGCTATCGTTGCCATCGATTgtaattgaaatgttttatgCAGGATAAACACTTGGAAACCAGGTAGAAGGTATAAGGCTAACTGATCAAGATCTCATAACAAAATTTAGAAAAGCATACCCATCTGGGAATTGTTTGACGACATTAAAGAGGAATACATga